The following are from one region of the Maribacter aquivivus genome:
- a CDS encoding transferrin receptor-like dimerization domain-containing protein, with protein MKQLFTTLLLLLVLNGYSQNSIIGFSSENTNKQLQLEKSFEEKLNAANLDEWMQKMAAEPHWVGTKFGEENAKWIKSQFESWGYDTKIETYQILFPYPTERVLELTGPTQYKAKLTAVPVEGDPFTAQGDALLPSYNAFSTDGDVEAELVFVNYGIPKDYEELEKLGISVKGKIVIAKYQGSWRGIKPKLAAEKGAIGCIIYSDPEDDGYGQGDVYPKGAYKNKTGVQRGSVMDMPTYPGDVLTPGYAATKDAKRLDRKDAPTITKIPVLPISYEDALPLLSALDGTVAPESWRGGLPITYHIGPGPATVHLKLTFDWKLVPAHNVIATLKGTEFPDQWVMRGNHHDAWVHGANDPISGLVALMEEARAIGELAKKGQKPKRTLVFCAWDAEEPGLIGSTEWVEDHKKELQEKVVAYINTDGNGRGFLGAGGSHSLQAMVSEVAGTIVDPQTNVSVKDRRIAANIVNGGDDSFNLYALGSGSDYTPFIQHAGIAALNLGFGGENGGGEYHTIYDTYPHYKRFKDPEFAYGVALANTAGLITLRLANADVIPLNFSQWHSTVSNYLTEIIDETESMRKEVLKHNKMVSLNSYALAADPTKKVKTPTKKELIPYIDFSPLQNEMVILNETITEFEKINTTSLSKKSLEELNKRLMKAEQMLTSEKGLPRRPWFKHQIYAPGFYTGYGVKTLPGVREAIEQKNWVEAQEQIEILTNTFKNFNTYIKDATKNLN; from the coding sequence ATGAAACAATTATTCACCACCCTCCTACTTTTATTGGTCCTCAACGGATATTCACAAAATTCAATTATCGGATTCTCTTCTGAGAACACAAACAAACAACTGCAACTCGAAAAAAGTTTTGAAGAAAAATTAAATGCAGCAAATCTTGACGAATGGATGCAGAAAATGGCTGCCGAACCTCATTGGGTAGGTACAAAATTCGGAGAAGAAAATGCGAAATGGATTAAAAGTCAATTCGAATCTTGGGGTTATGATACTAAAATAGAGACCTATCAAATTCTATTTCCTTATCCTACAGAAAGAGTTTTAGAATTAACCGGTCCTACTCAATACAAAGCAAAACTAACCGCTGTACCAGTAGAAGGTGACCCTTTTACCGCACAAGGCGATGCCTTATTACCAAGCTACAATGCTTTCTCTACCGATGGTGATGTTGAAGCAGAATTAGTTTTCGTTAATTACGGAATTCCTAAAGATTACGAAGAATTGGAAAAACTTGGTATCAGTGTAAAAGGCAAAATTGTGATTGCAAAATACCAAGGCTCATGGCGTGGTATTAAACCAAAATTAGCTGCCGAAAAAGGAGCTATTGGTTGCATTATTTATTCTGACCCAGAAGATGATGGTTACGGACAAGGAGATGTCTACCCAAAAGGTGCCTACAAGAATAAAACCGGAGTACAACGTGGTTCGGTGATGGATATGCCTACATACCCAGGCGATGTATTGACTCCCGGTTATGCAGCTACAAAAGATGCTAAAAGACTTGATAGAAAAGATGCGCCGACTATTACAAAAATTCCTGTTTTGCCAATTTCATACGAAGATGCACTTCCGCTATTATCTGCCTTAGATGGTACCGTTGCTCCAGAATCTTGGCGAGGCGGATTACCAATAACTTACCATATAGGACCAGGACCAGCTACCGTTCATTTAAAACTTACATTCGATTGGAAACTGGTACCCGCCCATAATGTTATTGCAACTTTAAAAGGAACTGAATTTCCTGATCAGTGGGTTATGCGTGGTAATCACCATGATGCATGGGTACATGGTGCCAATGATCCAATTAGTGGTTTAGTTGCCCTTATGGAAGAAGCTCGTGCCATTGGTGAACTTGCAAAAAAAGGACAAAAACCAAAACGTACCTTAGTATTCTGCGCATGGGATGCTGAAGAACCAGGATTAATAGGTTCTACAGAATGGGTTGAAGATCATAAAAAAGAACTACAAGAAAAGGTAGTTGCCTATATTAATACTGATGGTAACGGTCGCGGATTCTTAGGTGCCGGTGGATCACATTCACTGCAGGCGATGGTAAGCGAAGTGGCAGGTACCATTGTTGATCCACAAACAAACGTATCTGTTAAAGATCGCAGAATTGCCGCAAATATAGTTAACGGTGGTGATGACTCTTTTAATCTTTATGCATTAGGCTCTGGTTCTGATTATACTCCGTTTATTCAACATGCCGGTATTGCTGCGCTGAACCTAGGTTTTGGAGGTGAGAATGGTGGCGGAGAATATCATACCATTTACGATACATACCCACATTATAAAAGATTTAAAGATCCAGAATTTGCCTATGGCGTTGCTTTGGCGAATACTGCAGGTCTAATTACCTTACGTTTAGCAAATGCAGATGTTATTCCGTTAAACTTCTCGCAATGGCATTCGACTGTTTCAAATTACTTGACTGAAATTATTGATGAAACAGAAAGTATGAGAAAAGAGGTTTTGAAACATAATAAGATGGTTTCTCTAAACTCATATGCATTAGCGGCAGACCCAACCAAAAAAGTTAAAACGCCTACCAAAAAAGAACTTATACCTTATATAGATTTTTCACCTTTGCAAAATGAAATGGTGATACTGAATGAAACTATTACTGAGTTTGAAAAAATTAACACTACTAGCCTATCTAAAAAATCGTTAGAAGAGCTCAATAAGCGTTTAATGAAAGCGGAACAGATGCTTACATCAGAGAAAGGCTTACCTCGCAGACCATGGTTCAAACATCAAATTTACGCACCAGGTTTTTACACGGGTTACGGTGTAAAAACGTTACCAGGAGTAAGAGAAGCTATCGAACAAAAAAATTGGGTAGAAGCACAAGAACAAATTGAAATTTTAACAAACACTTTTAAAAACTTTAATACTTATATTAAAGACGCAACTAAAAATTTAAATTAA
- a CDS encoding putative signal transducing protein has product MDSNYIKVFGGNSIAAKRVELALKENNIEPILKDETESARLAGFGTPLPELVEIFVNKDEEVRALAIITEVN; this is encoded by the coding sequence ATGGATTCAAATTATATAAAAGTATTCGGTGGTAATAGCATCGCAGCGAAACGCGTAGAGCTTGCTTTAAAAGAAAATAACATTGAACCTATTCTTAAAGACGAAACCGAATCTGCTCGCCTAGCAGGTTTTGGTACTCCTTTACCAGAATTGGTCGAAATTTTCGTTAATAAAGATGAAGAAGTAAGAGCCTTGGCTATAATTACAGAAGTAAACTAA
- a CDS encoding HEAT repeat domain-containing protein — protein MTFFKKFLLGIVSLLFLSVSCINKKPVEIPLTIQQDSTDLIEMAKIARETVTAKVADGLVLSLWASDSLAPDPIAMDIDDDGNVYITRSNRNKNSEFDIRGHRDWMTESIALESVEDRRAFLHKTFAPELSKENEWFPDLNNDSIHDWHDLAVEQDEIWMLEDTDKDGIADVSTQIMNDFSDEINDVAGALLVRDEDVFVGIGPGMYRLTDTNGDKILDEKTSIANGFAVHIGFSGHGMSGAIEGPDGKIYWGIGDIGANITTIDGENHKYPNEGIIVRSNPDGSDFEVFAHGLRNTHEFVFDAYGNIISSDNDGDHKGESERLVHIVEGSDAGWRANWQYGKYTDPKNNGYNVWMDEKLFTPRWEGQAAYIMPPIQNFHNGPTGMQYNPGTALGKKWMDKFFLVEFVGDPSRSHIWSFDLKPKGASFELNSDESILSGILPTGIDFGPDGALYLADWVNGWGTKNYGRVWKLDVSEETNDLEQERLQTQQLMTHNYKDEKTDSLVSLLSYGDMRIRQKAQFELAKRTFWGYRALEKALTEEENQFARIHAIWGIGQIAANDKDEAKPLLNLLSDSDPEIIAQSVKVLGDLRYEKAADSLVSLTTHENDRVKFFAAQALGRLKYEDAIAPLLAMIEANNDQDIYLRHAAVLALSRIGNAEPLLALANSENKSLRIAAVMVLRKLQEPKISIFLSDKDEYIVTETARAINDDLSIEVALPALASTLTNEKFTSEPLLRRAINAALRVGGDEQLDMLINFAKRRNVSSDLRGEALAALGTWNNPSLLDRVDGRYRGEIIRENSQLEEKIKKDIPSFLKERQPEILIGISKTLSAIGMHSYNNELYYIFKSNKSPEVRSAVLNALGQLNFDEMEAAMSIGMQDKNEEVRTAAVGLLGQLNLPKEKLPVIIDPIFKKGSVSEQQRVLSVLGDLPDEKSNAILASLIDKASKDQLKQGIFLDLIESVKATENTALIAKLDKLKKSGYSADSFQETLYGGKWWTGRSVFNNNPTAQCVRCHAVNGSGGEVGPALDNIGNILSREQLLEALIEPSLRLAPGYGSVTITLKDGQKVQGVLIEENNDHLLLRTSEAEPLEIPLKRIERRENSMSAMPAMGRMISRRELRDLVEYLSTLKV, from the coding sequence ATGACATTCTTCAAAAAATTCCTTTTAGGAATAGTATCGCTACTATTTCTATCTGTCTCATGCATAAATAAAAAACCTGTTGAAATTCCTTTAACTATTCAACAAGACAGTACAGACTTAATTGAAATGGCAAAAATCGCCAGAGAGACGGTAACTGCAAAAGTTGCTGACGGACTTGTATTAAGTTTATGGGCATCAGATTCTTTGGCGCCCGATCCTATTGCTATGGATATTGATGATGATGGCAATGTATACATTACCCGATCTAACAGAAACAAAAACTCTGAATTTGATATTCGTGGTCATAGAGATTGGATGACCGAATCTATTGCTTTAGAATCTGTTGAAGATAGAAGGGCTTTTCTACACAAAACCTTTGCACCTGAGCTTAGTAAAGAAAATGAATGGTTTCCAGATTTAAATAACGATAGCATTCACGACTGGCATGACCTTGCGGTTGAACAAGATGAAATTTGGATGTTAGAAGATACCGATAAAGATGGCATAGCCGATGTTTCTACTCAAATCATGAACGACTTTAGTGATGAAATAAATGATGTAGCGGGTGCACTTTTAGTTAGAGATGAGGATGTTTTTGTTGGTATTGGTCCGGGTATGTATCGACTAACAGATACAAACGGTGACAAAATTTTAGATGAAAAAACGAGTATCGCCAATGGTTTTGCTGTACATATTGGTTTTAGCGGTCATGGTATGTCTGGCGCAATCGAAGGTCCTGATGGTAAAATCTATTGGGGAATTGGTGATATAGGTGCCAATATTACCACTATAGATGGTGAAAATCATAAATACCCAAATGAAGGTATTATTGTTAGAAGTAATCCTGATGGTTCTGATTTTGAAGTTTTTGCACACGGACTCCGTAATACCCACGAATTTGTTTTTGATGCCTACGGAAATATTATTTCTTCAGATAATGACGGTGACCATAAAGGTGAAAGTGAACGTTTGGTGCATATTGTAGAAGGATCTGATGCCGGGTGGAGAGCTAATTGGCAATATGGAAAATATACCGACCCTAAGAACAATGGTTATAATGTATGGATGGATGAAAAACTATTCACTCCCCGTTGGGAAGGTCAGGCTGCATACATTATGCCTCCAATTCAAAATTTTCATAACGGACCAACCGGAATGCAATATAACCCCGGTACCGCCCTTGGTAAAAAATGGATGGATAAATTCTTTTTGGTAGAATTCGTAGGCGACCCTAGTAGATCACACATTTGGTCGTTCGATTTAAAACCAAAAGGTGCTTCTTTTGAACTGAACTCAGATGAATCTATATTATCGGGTATATTACCTACAGGAATAGATTTTGGACCTGATGGTGCCCTCTATCTCGCCGATTGGGTAAATGGTTGGGGAACTAAAAATTATGGAAGAGTATGGAAATTAGATGTTAGCGAAGAAACCAATGATCTAGAGCAAGAGCGCTTACAGACGCAACAACTAATGACCCATAATTATAAGGATGAAAAAACTGATAGTTTAGTAAGTTTATTATCATACGGCGATATGAGAATTCGCCAAAAAGCACAGTTTGAACTTGCCAAAAGAACATTTTGGGGCTACAGGGCTTTAGAAAAAGCCTTAACAGAAGAAGAAAACCAATTTGCGCGAATACACGCCATTTGGGGTATTGGTCAAATAGCTGCAAATGATAAAGATGAAGCTAAGCCACTACTTAATTTATTAAGTGATAGTGATCCAGAAATTATAGCGCAAAGTGTAAAAGTATTAGGCGATTTAAGATATGAAAAAGCTGCGGACAGTCTTGTATCATTAACTACCCATGAAAATGACCGAGTTAAATTCTTTGCCGCTCAAGCATTGGGCAGATTAAAATACGAAGATGCCATAGCTCCCCTTTTAGCAATGATTGAAGCGAACAACGATCAAGACATCTACTTGAGACATGCTGCGGTATTAGCACTATCAAGAATCGGTAATGCTGAACCTTTGTTAGCACTTGCAAATAGTGAAAATAAAAGTTTACGAATTGCCGCCGTCATGGTACTAAGAAAATTACAAGAACCTAAAATCTCTATTTTTCTTTCTGATAAAGACGAATATATTGTAACAGAAACTGCACGTGCTATAAACGATGACCTTTCTATCGAAGTGGCTTTACCCGCTTTAGCATCAACTCTTACTAATGAAAAATTTACATCTGAACCTTTGTTGCGTAGAGCAATTAACGCCGCATTACGCGTTGGTGGCGATGAACAATTAGATATGCTTATTAATTTTGCTAAACGTAGAAATGTATCTAGCGATTTACGTGGCGAAGCGCTTGCTGCTTTAGGTACTTGGAACAATCCTTCTCTTTTAGACCGTGTAGATGGTAGATATAGAGGTGAAATCATTAGAGAAAACAGTCAGCTAGAAGAAAAAATCAAAAAAGACATACCGTCTTTTCTTAAAGAACGTCAGCCAGAAATCTTAATCGGTATTTCAAAAACTTTGAGCGCTATTGGTATGCACTCTTACAATAATGAACTGTATTATATATTTAAATCTAATAAATCTCCCGAAGTGAGATCAGCTGTACTTAATGCCTTAGGTCAATTGAACTTTGATGAAATGGAAGCTGCCATGTCTATTGGTATGCAAGATAAAAATGAAGAAGTGCGTACCGCTGCTGTAGGTCTACTAGGTCAATTGAATTTACCAAAAGAGAAATTACCAGTCATTATTGATCCAATTTTTAAGAAAGGTTCTGTTTCTGAGCAACAAAGAGTGCTTAGTGTTTTAGGTGATTTACCTGATGAAAAAAGTAATGCTATTTTAGCTAGCTTAATTGATAAAGCTAGTAAAGACCAATTAAAACAAGGTATCTTTTTAGATTTAATAGAGTCAGTAAAAGCAACTGAAAATACCGCACTAATTGCTAAACTAGATAAACTTAAAAAATCTGGCTACTCCGCTGATTCTTTTCAAGAAACCCTTTATGGTGGTAAATGGTGGACTGGCAGATCTGTTTTCAACAACAACCCAACAGCACAGTGCGTTCGTTGCCATGCAGTAAATGGCTCAGGTGGTGAAGTAGGACCTGCTTTAGACAACATCGGTAACATACTAAGCAGAGAACAATTGCTAGAGGCACTGATAGAACCTAGTTTAAGACTGGCACCTGGTTATGGTTCTGTAACTATTACATTAAAAGACGGACAAAAAGTTCAAGGTGTTTTAATTGAAGAAAACAATGACCACTTATTATTAAGAACCTCTGAAGCCGAGCCCTTAGAAATTCCATTAAAAAGAATTGAGAGAAGAGAAAATTCAATGTCTGCTATGCCAGCAATGGGTCGTATGATTTCAAGAAGAGAACTTCGAGATCTTGTGGAATACCTTTCAACTTTAAAAGTTTAA
- the mnmA gene encoding tRNA 2-thiouridine(34) synthase MnmA: MEKVVIGLSGGVDSSVAAYLLKEQGYDVIGLFMKNWHDDSVTISEECPWLEDSNDALIVAEKLGIPFQTVDLSTEYKERIVDYMFKEYEMGRTPNPDVLCNREIKFDVFMKIAMQLGADYVATGHYCRKGTIHNSDGSETYQLLAGKDGNKDQSYFLCQLSQEQLSKTLFPIGELTKPEVREIAKKMDLITADKKDSQGLCFIGKVRLPEFLQQQLKPKTGKIVEVPAAFDSYERAIPSFADKNAELEFYAEKPVYHLTDGKIVGEHQGAHYFTKGQRKGLHVGGTKEPLFVIDTDVNENVIYTGQGKAHPGLYRRTLFVKDEEIHWVRTDLALQIDEKLEVKARIRYRQELQEATIYRVEGGMYVDFKEMQSAITEGQFVAWYIEDDLIGSGVIS; encoded by the coding sequence ATGGAAAAAGTAGTAATAGGACTTTCTGGAGGAGTAGATTCAAGCGTAGCAGCATACTTGCTAAAAGAGCAAGGGTATGATGTAATTGGCTTGTTCATGAAAAATTGGCATGATGATTCTGTAACGATCTCAGAAGAATGTCCGTGGTTAGAGGATAGTAATGATGCACTTATTGTCGCTGAGAAATTGGGTATTCCATTTCAAACAGTAGATTTAAGTACTGAATATAAAGAGCGTATAGTAGATTATATGTTCAAGGAATATGAAATGGGGCGTACCCCAAACCCAGATGTGCTTTGTAATAGAGAGATAAAGTTTGATGTCTTCATGAAAATTGCAATGCAGTTAGGTGCAGATTATGTTGCCACGGGGCATTATTGTAGAAAAGGAACAATTCATAATTCTGATGGTTCTGAGACGTACCAATTATTGGCAGGAAAAGATGGTAATAAAGACCAATCTTATTTCTTATGTCAATTATCGCAAGAGCAATTATCAAAGACATTATTTCCGATAGGGGAGTTGACCAAGCCTGAAGTGAGGGAAATTGCAAAAAAAATGGATTTGATTACGGCAGATAAAAAAGACTCACAAGGTCTTTGTTTTATAGGTAAGGTTAGATTGCCAGAGTTTTTACAACAACAGCTTAAACCTAAAACGGGAAAAATTGTTGAGGTTCCAGCAGCATTTGATAGTTATGAAAGAGCCATACCGTCTTTTGCGGATAAGAACGCTGAGTTAGAATTTTATGCAGAGAAACCGGTATATCATTTAACTGATGGTAAAATTGTTGGTGAGCACCAAGGTGCGCATTACTTTACAAAAGGTCAACGTAAAGGATTGCATGTAGGTGGTACAAAAGAGCCTTTATTTGTCATAGATACAGATGTTAACGAAAATGTTATTTACACCGGTCAAGGTAAGGCACACCCTGGTTTGTATAGGAGAACGTTGTTTGTAAAAGATGAAGAAATACATTGGGTGCGTACAGATTTAGCTTTGCAAATTGATGAAAAATTAGAAGTAAAAGCACGTATTAGGTACCGTCAAGAACTACAAGAGGCTACTATATATAGAGTAGAAGGTGGTATGTATGTTGATTTTAAAGAAATGCAATCTGCAATTACCGAAGGTCAATTTGTAGCATGGTATATTGAAGATGATCTTATAGGGTCGGGTGTAATTTCTTAA
- a CDS encoding 3-keto-disaccharide hydrolase, with translation MNTIKTTLVFLLLAVFSLNVTQAQEGHPLEGKWNLTIDQEGEKLPSWLEIRHSGTNTLIGRFTYAFGSARPVAEIEKHGELFSFEIPPQWEPGASSMEFEGKIVGDGLAGTMIYVDGKTYNWTATKSPKLQYYENAKEGKTVKLFNGKNLNGWVMKPGNQWAVLDGILTSAKPGVNLISEEKFNDFKLHAEFRYPEGSNSGMYLRGRYEVQIADNIGLEPSSIYFGGIYGLLTPNENVAMKAGEWQTYDITLIGRRVTIVANGKTVISNQNIEAMTGGALDNNEAEAGPIMIQGDHGPVEFRKLEITPLSKG, from the coding sequence ATGAATACTATTAAAACAACATTAGTTTTCCTTTTACTTGCAGTTTTTAGCTTAAATGTTACTCAAGCGCAGGAAGGACATCCTTTAGAAGGAAAATGGAATTTAACGATTGATCAAGAAGGAGAAAAATTACCATCTTGGTTAGAAATTAGGCATTCAGGTACCAATACATTGATTGGTAGATTTACCTATGCTTTTGGTAGCGCAAGACCAGTAGCGGAAATTGAAAAGCACGGTGAATTATTTTCTTTTGAAATTCCGCCACAATGGGAGCCAGGAGCTTCTAGTATGGAATTTGAAGGAAAAATTGTAGGTGATGGGTTGGCAGGAACCATGATTTATGTAGATGGAAAAACTTATAATTGGACAGCGACGAAATCGCCTAAACTACAGTATTATGAAAATGCGAAAGAAGGAAAGACGGTTAAACTATTTAATGGCAAGAATTTAAACGGATGGGTGATGAAACCTGGTAATCAATGGGCAGTTTTAGATGGTATACTTACAAGTGCTAAACCTGGAGTAAATTTAATATCTGAAGAAAAATTCAATGATTTTAAATTACATGCAGAATTTAGATACCCAGAAGGTAGTAATAGTGGTATGTATTTAAGAGGACGTTACGAAGTTCAGATTGCTGATAATATTGGCTTAGAACCTTCTTCTATTTATTTTGGAGGAATCTATGGTTTACTTACTCCCAATGAAAACGTGGCAATGAAAGCAGGGGAGTGGCAGACGTACGATATTACCTTAATTGGTAGAAGGGTTACTATTGTAGCTAATGGAAAAACTGTAATTTCAAATCAGAATATTGAGGCGATGACAGGTGGTGCTTTAGACAATAATGAAGCAGAAGCGGGACCAATAATGATACAAGGTGACCATGGACCGGTAGAATTTAGAAAATTAGAAATTACACCTTTAAGCAAAGGATAG
- a CDS encoding NAD(P)H-dependent flavin oxidoreductase, with protein MQNRITELFKIEFPIIQGGMIWTSGWRLASAVSNSGGLGVIGSGSMYPDVLREHIQKCKKATSKPFAVNVPMLYPDIDKLMDIIIEEDVKIVFTSAGNPKTWTSFLKEKGITVVHVVSSLKFALKAQDAGVDAIVAEGFEAGGHNGRDETTTLVLIPAVKEKITIPLIAAGGIATGKAMLAAMVLGADGVQVGSRFVASEEASNHIKFKEVVVNANEGDTHLTLKELAPVRLVKNKFYNEVKKAYAEGATTEELKTLLGRGRAKKGMFLGDLEDGELEIGQVSALIHDIKPAGDIIKEMMSEFDKAKNQVSNF; from the coding sequence ATGCAAAATAGAATTACCGAACTTTTTAAGATAGAATTCCCTATTATTCAAGGAGGAATGATTTGGACTAGCGGATGGCGATTAGCAAGTGCTGTTTCTAACAGTGGAGGTTTGGGTGTTATTGGTTCCGGAAGTATGTATCCTGATGTTTTAAGAGAGCATATTCAGAAATGTAAGAAGGCGACTTCGAAACCTTTTGCAGTTAATGTGCCTATGTTGTATCCTGATATTGATAAGTTGATGGATATTATAATTGAGGAGGATGTAAAAATTGTATTTACATCTGCAGGAAATCCAAAAACATGGACATCCTTCCTTAAAGAAAAAGGAATTACTGTTGTACATGTAGTAAGTAGCTTGAAGTTTGCATTGAAAGCTCAGGATGCCGGAGTAGATGCTATTGTAGCAGAAGGTTTTGAAGCAGGCGGACATAACGGTCGTGATGAAACAACAACTTTGGTGTTGATCCCTGCAGTAAAAGAAAAAATAACTATTCCCTTAATTGCGGCTGGTGGAATAGCAACTGGCAAAGCAATGTTGGCTGCCATGGTTTTAGGTGCTGACGGAGTGCAAGTTGGTAGCCGATTTGTAGCCAGTGAAGAAGCATCAAATCACATTAAATTTAAAGAAGTTGTCGTTAATGCCAATGAAGGAGATACACATTTGACATTAAAAGAATTGGCACCCGTTCGTTTAGTAAAAAACAAGTTTTATAACGAGGTAAAAAAAGCATACGCTGAAGGAGCAACTACTGAAGAATTGAAAACACTTTTAGGCAGAGGTCGTGCCAAAAAAGGCATGTTTTTAGGCGATTTAGAAGATGGCGAGCTAGAAATAGGTCAGGTATCTGCTTTAATACACGACATAAAACCGGCTGGTGATATTATTAAGGAGATGATGAGTGAGTTTGATAAGGCTAAAAATCAAGTTTCTAATTTTTGA